The following coding sequences are from one Ramlibacter henchirensis window:
- a CDS encoding TRAP transporter substrate-binding protein, giving the protein MLPTHFRLSRRAVGMLAAAGLALGALVPAHAQKTFEFRYGHMNPPNSAAGMQAQWLAEEIAKRTSNSVKVTVYPSSQLGKLQELAEAVSTGTIALSHNTAAGIGSLHEPFAALDTPYLYRDVDHLMKVMDVNSPVMKKLNEGLVKDAGVRVLYAYYFGTRHLTTNKPVKQPSDLAGMKIRAIPFPIYMATVEAMGAVPVPVDWSEVPTALATGKVNGQENPVNVVLSSKLYETQSHLMQTGHIMNAQVIVINEKAWQGLSAAQREQLTAAANEVRRRATEMVARQEATETEELKKNKMTVIGPSDGLNLTAFRTNVRKAVDQKFGAKYGELYKAIEAVK; this is encoded by the coding sequence ATGTTGCCAACCCACTTCCGCCTCTCCCGCCGCGCCGTCGGCATGCTGGCCGCCGCAGGCCTCGCGCTCGGCGCGCTGGTGCCCGCCCACGCGCAGAAGACTTTCGAGTTCCGCTACGGCCACATGAACCCGCCCAACAGCGCCGCGGGCATGCAGGCGCAGTGGCTGGCCGAGGAGATCGCCAAGCGCACCAGCAACTCGGTCAAGGTGACGGTCTATCCCTCGTCGCAGCTGGGCAAGCTGCAGGAGCTGGCCGAGGCCGTGTCCACCGGCACCATCGCGCTGTCGCACAACACCGCCGCGGGCATCGGCTCGCTGCACGAGCCCTTCGCGGCGCTCGACACGCCGTACCTGTACCGCGACGTCGACCACCTGATGAAGGTGATGGACGTGAACTCGCCGGTGATGAAGAAGCTCAACGAGGGTCTGGTGAAGGACGCGGGCGTGCGCGTGCTCTACGCCTACTACTTCGGCACCCGCCACCTCACCACCAACAAGCCGGTGAAGCAGCCGTCCGACCTGGCCGGCATGAAGATCCGCGCGATCCCGTTCCCGATCTACATGGCGACGGTGGAGGCCATGGGCGCGGTGCCGGTTCCGGTGGACTGGTCCGAGGTGCCCACTGCGCTGGCCACGGGCAAGGTGAATGGCCAGGAGAACCCGGTCAACGTGGTGCTGTCGTCCAAGCTGTACGAGACGCAGTCGCACCTGATGCAGACCGGGCACATCATGAACGCGCAGGTCATCGTGATCAACGAGAAGGCCTGGCAGGGCCTGTCGGCGGCGCAGCGCGAGCAGCTCACCGCGGCCGCCAACGAAGTGCGGCGCCGCGCCACCGAGATGGTGGCCAGGCAGGAAGCGACCGAAACCGAGGAGCTGAAGAAGAACAAGATGACGGTCATCGGCCCCAGCGATGGTCTCAACCTCACGGCCTTCCGGACCAACGTGCGCAAGGCGGTCGACCAGAAGTTCGGCGCCAAGTACGGCGAGCTGTACAAGGCCATCGAAGCGGTCAAGTGA
- a CDS encoding TRAP transporter small permease: MEAIPSPAGPRVPAGPLRALLVPLCRWFEWVAMALLVGCTAAIMLEVFARGVFNLGLPGAGELARYAGLGLIFLTVPLLLAQDAHVKVDMFLQLARGRPRRFLEVFNELMTLAFCVLFLVSCWWFMQRASRFSTPALAMPNLWYYMPAIAGMALTTLVALDRVLGIFMGRQARPDESRPC; encoded by the coding sequence ATGGAGGCGATCCCGTCGCCGGCCGGCCCGCGGGTGCCGGCCGGGCCGCTGCGTGCGCTGCTCGTGCCGTTGTGCCGATGGTTCGAGTGGGTCGCGATGGCGCTGCTCGTGGGCTGCACCGCGGCGATCATGCTCGAGGTGTTCGCGCGCGGCGTCTTCAATCTGGGACTGCCCGGCGCGGGCGAACTGGCGCGCTATGCCGGCCTGGGCCTCATCTTCCTCACCGTGCCGCTGCTGCTCGCGCAGGACGCGCACGTCAAGGTCGACATGTTCCTGCAGCTCGCACGCGGCCGGCCGCGCCGCTTCCTGGAAGTGTTCAACGAACTGATGACGCTGGCGTTCTGCGTCCTGTTCCTGGTGTCTTGCTGGTGGTTCATGCAGCGCGCGTCGCGCTTTTCCACGCCGGCGCTCGCCATGCCCAACCTCTGGTACTACATGCCCGCGATCGCCGGCATGGCGCTGACGACGCTGGTGGCGCTGGACCGCGTCCTCGGCATCTTCATGGGCCGCCAGGCGCGCCCGGATGAAAGCCGCCCATGCTGA
- a CDS encoding TRAP transporter large permease: MLSLTAITLFFLLLLTGAPVAIALGLGSALALWWFDMPLAVMAQRIVNSLDSTTLLAVPMFIFAAALFNVTGLTTQLFDFIRMVIGRIRGGLGYVTVLTHLVFSGVSGAALADIGALGRIQIDMMREQGYKDNFSAGICMAAATLGPIFPPSIPLVIFAMAAEVSPVKVLIAGIFPALIIALFLMGMVWWVGRRAGLPRDDISVTRGEFTSRLWFAMPALMAPVVLIGGILLGWFGETEAAAVTVVYALAAGLFFYRALTWRGFVEALRETVRSTAGVMLIVGAAALFAWVLTIDQVPTKAADLLLGLSKDPWVLLVIVNLLLLVIGMILETIAAILILTPIIVPALVAAGVDPVHLGVVVVLNLMIGLLTPPVGMSLYMVSTVSGMPVERVIRAALPWIGCLLLSLAAVTFLPAASTWLPNLMLK, encoded by the coding sequence ATGCTGAGCCTCACGGCGATCACGCTCTTCTTCCTGCTGCTGCTCACCGGCGCGCCGGTCGCCATCGCGCTCGGCCTGGGCTCGGCGCTCGCGCTGTGGTGGTTCGACATGCCGCTGGCCGTGATGGCGCAGCGCATCGTGAACTCGCTGGATTCGACCACCCTGCTGGCCGTGCCCATGTTCATCTTCGCGGCGGCGCTGTTCAACGTGACGGGCCTCACCACGCAGCTGTTCGACTTCATCCGCATGGTGATCGGCCGCATCCGGGGCGGCCTGGGCTACGTGACGGTGCTGACGCACCTGGTGTTCTCGGGCGTGTCGGGCGCCGCACTGGCCGACATCGGCGCGCTGGGCCGCATCCAGATCGACATGATGCGGGAGCAGGGCTACAAGGACAATTTCTCCGCCGGCATCTGCATGGCCGCGGCGACGCTGGGGCCGATCTTCCCGCCGTCGATCCCGCTGGTGATCTTTGCCATGGCCGCCGAGGTCTCGCCGGTCAAGGTGCTGATCGCGGGCATCTTCCCCGCGCTGATCATCGCCCTGTTCCTGATGGGGATGGTGTGGTGGGTCGGCCGCCGCGCCGGCCTTCCGCGCGACGACATCAGCGTCACGCGCGGCGAGTTCACGAGCCGCCTGTGGTTCGCCATGCCCGCGCTGATGGCGCCGGTGGTGCTGATCGGCGGCATCCTGCTCGGCTGGTTCGGCGAGACGGAGGCGGCGGCTGTAACGGTGGTCTACGCCTTGGCGGCAGGACTGTTCTTCTACCGTGCGCTCACATGGCGCGGCTTCGTCGAGGCGCTGCGCGAGACGGTGCGCTCCACGGCGGGCGTGATGCTGATCGTGGGCGCGGCGGCGCTGTTCGCCTGGGTGCTGACCATCGACCAGGTGCCCACCAAGGCGGCCGACCTCCTGCTCGGCCTGTCCAAGGATCCGTGGGTGCTGCTGGTGATCGTCAACCTGCTGCTGCTGGTGATCGGGATGATCCTGGAGACCATCGCCGCGATCCTGATCCTCACGCCCATCATCGTGCCGGCGCTGGTCGCCGCCGGCGTGGACCCGGTCCACCTGGGCGTGGTCGTCGTGCTGAACCTGATGATCGGGCTGCTGACGCCGCCGGTCGGCATGAGCCTCTACATGGTGAGTACCGTGTCCGGCATGCCGGTCGAGCGAGTCATCCGCGCTGCCCTGCCGTGGATCGGCTGCCTGCTGCTGTCGCTCGCGGCCGTCACCTTCCTGCCCGCAGCCTCGACCTGGCTGCCCAACCTGATGTTGAAGTGA
- a CDS encoding VOC family protein, producing MSRFFGEIRQVAYLVPDIEAAMGHWSRVLGVGPWFYNPKVPIRNYHYRGERYEPHNSVALANAGALQIELLQTRNDVPSMYRDFQRAGHQGVQHVAYWTEDFDADLARAQAAGFTVCMGGEVGERGRFVYFEDRTAGGSALPGTTIELSEVAGPKGRMFRMIREASENWDGRDPVRPFPDLSKL from the coding sequence ATGAGCCGATTCTTCGGAGAGATCCGCCAGGTGGCCTACCTGGTCCCCGACATCGAGGCCGCGATGGGCCACTGGTCGCGCGTGCTCGGCGTGGGCCCGTGGTTCTACAACCCCAAGGTGCCGATCCGCAACTACCACTACCGCGGCGAGCGCTACGAGCCGCACAACTCGGTCGCGCTCGCCAATGCCGGGGCCCTGCAGATCGAGCTGCTGCAGACCCGCAATGACGTGCCCTCGATGTACCGCGACTTCCAGCGCGCCGGACACCAGGGCGTGCAGCACGTGGCCTACTGGACCGAGGACTTCGACGCCGATCTCGCGCGCGCGCAGGCGGCGGGCTTCACCGTCTGCATGGGCGGCGAGGTGGGCGAGCGGGGCCGCTTCGTCTACTTCGAGGACCGCACCGCGGGCGGGTCCGCGCTGCCGGGCACGACGATCGAGCTGTCCGAAGTCGCCGGGCCCAAGGGCCGCATGTTCAGGATGATCCGCGAGGCCAGCGAGAACTGGGATGGCCGCGACCCGGTGCGGCCCTTCCCGGACCTGAGCAAGCTGTGA
- a CDS encoding ribulose-bisphosphate carboxylase large subunit family protein, translated as MTTLQATYLIETPLAPEQVAEVLAGEQSSGTFVRVAGESDALRARSRARVERIEELEALAAPSLASEWLQRQGGGGPYRRARVTVSFPLANIGDNLPTLAATVAGNLYDLGESTGVRLERLVVPSEFRGRFERPRHGVDGTRRAAGVAEGPLVGTIIKPNVGLSAQETGELVGQLCEAGIDFIKDDEVCANPEHAPVADRIRAVMQRVRRFQDGSGKAVVVAFNISDEHDAMLRHAELIAREGGHCAMVSLNWCGFSSVQALRRRSDLIIHGHRNGFGMFSRHPALGMDFQPYQLMWRLAGVDHMHVHGLEGKFSQAHAEVVASARDCLTPLADPADAGDRVVPAFSSGQWAGTVPATLRAVPSGDLLFMAGGGILAHPGGPAAGVRSIRHAWAACRAGESLERAAQRHPELRDALQFFGGRHG; from the coding sequence GTGACGACGCTGCAGGCCACCTACCTGATCGAGACCCCGCTGGCGCCGGAGCAGGTCGCCGAGGTGCTGGCGGGCGAGCAGAGCAGCGGCACCTTCGTGCGCGTGGCCGGCGAGAGCGACGCTTTGCGCGCGCGCAGCCGCGCCCGCGTGGAGCGCATCGAGGAGCTGGAAGCGCTGGCCGCCCCGAGCCTCGCGAGCGAGTGGCTGCAGCGCCAAGGAGGCGGCGGACCGTACCGGCGTGCGCGCGTGACGGTCTCGTTCCCGCTCGCCAACATCGGCGACAACCTGCCCACACTCGCGGCGACCGTCGCGGGCAACCTGTACGATCTGGGCGAAAGCACCGGCGTGCGGCTGGAGCGGCTGGTGGTGCCCAGCGAATTCCGCGGCCGCTTCGAGCGCCCGCGCCATGGCGTGGACGGCACGCGGCGAGCGGCCGGCGTGGCTGAAGGGCCGCTGGTCGGCACCATCATCAAGCCCAACGTGGGGCTGAGTGCGCAGGAGACCGGCGAGCTGGTCGGCCAGCTGTGCGAGGCCGGCATCGACTTCATCAAGGACGACGAGGTCTGCGCCAACCCGGAGCATGCGCCCGTCGCCGACCGCATTCGCGCGGTGATGCAGCGCGTGCGCCGCTTTCAGGACGGCAGCGGCAAGGCGGTGGTGGTGGCCTTCAACATCAGCGACGAACACGACGCCATGCTGCGCCATGCCGAGCTGATTGCGCGCGAGGGCGGCCACTGCGCGATGGTCAGCCTCAACTGGTGCGGCTTTTCCTCGGTGCAGGCGCTGCGCCGGCGCAGCGACCTCATCATCCATGGCCATCGCAACGGCTTCGGCATGTTCTCGCGCCATCCGGCGCTCGGCATGGATTTCCAGCCCTACCAGCTGATGTGGCGGCTGGCGGGCGTGGACCACATGCACGTCCACGGGCTGGAGGGCAAGTTCTCGCAGGCGCACGCCGAGGTGGTCGCGAGCGCACGCGACTGCCTCACCCCGCTGGCCGATCCCGCGGACGCCGGCGACCGCGTGGTGCCGGCGTTCTCCTCCGGCCAATGGGCCGGCACCGTGCCGGCGACGCTGCGGGCGGTGCCCAGTGGCGACCTGCTGTTCATGGCGGGCGGCGGGATCCTGGCGCATCCCGGCGGGCCCGCCGCGGGCGTGCGGAGCATCCGGCACGCCTGGGCCGCCTGCCGCGCCGGCGAGAGCCTCGAGCGGGCCGCGCAGCGCCACCCGGAACTGCGGGACGCCCTGCAGTTCTTCGGCGGCCGCCATGGCTGA
- a CDS encoding four-carbon acid sugar kinase family protein, which yields MADAPLRYAYYGDDFTGATDTLATLAQAGLRSVLFLGVPGERELAAAGPLDALGIAGVARSLAPADMRAELQPVADFFASLPAPLLHYKCCSTFDSAPGVGNLYTAASMLRRLTPGQPLLPIVGGQPSLGRYCAFGQLFAAAGEGGEVLRIDRHPTMSAHPVTPMHEADLRLHLAAQGWERLGLVDWRALDEGDDVLATRVDAATGTGDGGVLFDVLTGDHLRRIGALLWRRAGTGRLLAIGASSVAQAVCAHWHEEGLLRPRAAAMPPPARGPVLLLVGSLSPVTVGQIEAGASHYHRESIDPAALLADPELLERWAQQCAGQLNAGRPVLAATLRTSAGQPAAREVAQLCGRLLARVLALAPAVRRVGIAGGDSSSHAVRALGLWGMSHLGQLAPGVPLVRAHAQDARLDGLELMLKGGQMGPPDLFTRLVR from the coding sequence ATGGCTGACGCGCCGCTGCGTTACGCGTACTACGGCGACGACTTCACGGGCGCCACCGACACGCTGGCGACACTCGCGCAGGCGGGGCTGCGCAGCGTGCTGTTCCTCGGCGTGCCCGGCGAGCGCGAACTGGCCGCAGCCGGGCCGCTCGATGCGCTCGGCATTGCCGGGGTGGCCCGCTCGCTCGCCCCCGCGGACATGCGCGCGGAACTGCAGCCGGTGGCGGACTTCTTTGCTTCCTTGCCGGCGCCGCTGCTGCACTACAAGTGCTGCTCCACGTTCGACAGCGCGCCCGGCGTCGGCAACCTGTACACGGCGGCTTCCATGCTGCGCCGGCTGACGCCCGGCCAGCCGTTGTTGCCCATCGTCGGCGGCCAGCCTTCGCTGGGCCGCTACTGCGCGTTCGGGCAGTTGTTCGCGGCGGCCGGCGAGGGCGGGGAGGTGCTGCGCATCGATCGCCACCCGACGATGAGCGCGCATCCGGTCACACCGATGCACGAAGCCGACCTGCGCTTGCACCTGGCCGCGCAAGGCTGGGAGAGGCTCGGCCTCGTGGACTGGCGCGCGCTGGATGAAGGCGATGACGTGCTCGCGACGCGCGTTGATGCGGCCACCGGCACAGGAGACGGCGGCGTGCTGTTCGACGTGCTTACCGGCGATCACCTGCGCCGCATCGGCGCCTTGTTGTGGCGACGTGCCGGCACCGGCCGCTTGCTCGCGATCGGCGCGAGCAGCGTCGCGCAGGCGGTCTGCGCGCATTGGCACGAGGAAGGCCTGTTGCGGCCGCGTGCTGCTGCAATGCCGCCGCCGGCACGCGGGCCGGTGCTGTTGCTGGTCGGCAGCCTGTCGCCGGTCACGGTAGGGCAAATCGAGGCAGGCGCTTCGCACTACCACCGGGAGAGCATCGATCCCGCGGCGCTGCTCGCCGATCCCGAGCTGCTGGAGCGCTGGGCGCAGCAGTGCGCTGGCCAGCTGAATGCCGGCCGCCCGGTGCTCGCGGCCACGCTGCGCACCAGCGCGGGCCAGCCCGCGGCGCGCGAGGTGGCACAGTTGTGCGGACGCCTGCTCGCGCGCGTGCTGGCACTCGCACCGGCCGTGCGGCGTGTCGGCATCGCCGGCGGCGACAGTTCCAGCCATGCGGTGCGCGCACTCGGCCTGTGGGGCATGAGCCACCTGGGCCAGCTCGCGCCGGGCGTGCCGCTCGTGCGCGCGCATGCGCAGGACGCGCGTCTCGATGGGCTGGAGCTGATGCTCAAGGGCGGGCAAATGGGGCCGCCGGACCTCTTCACGCGCCTGGTGCGCTGA
- a CDS encoding FAD-dependent monooxygenase: MKIIVAGAGIGGLSAALALLRRGMDVVVLEQAAQLREVGAGLQLSANATRALFRLGLEDELMAMASEPKGKRIRLWNTGQSWRLFDFSAVSRERWGAPYITIHRADLHDVLAKAVQAAAPQALQLGRRVQESHQTESAVRVLTASGEVFEGDVLIASDGVHSSIRRQHFGADDPDYSGIVAWRGVIDAQRLPGHLREPYGCNWVGPGAHVVHYPLRGDTLINFVGCVESKGWEVESWSARGDRAECLRDFAGWHGDVQTLIHAIDVPYKWALMVREPMSSWVRGRIALLGDACHPTLPFLAQGAAMAIEDGYVLARCLAQPDADIHSRLALYESLRIERTTRVVRGSNENARRFHNPELAHAEGAQAYVDREWSESRVADRYEWLFQYDVDALPLQSRDGISALSRPAP; the protein is encoded by the coding sequence ATGAAGATCATCGTGGCAGGCGCAGGCATCGGCGGCCTCAGTGCGGCGCTGGCCCTGCTTCGAAGGGGCATGGACGTCGTCGTCCTCGAGCAGGCTGCGCAGTTGCGCGAGGTCGGCGCGGGGCTGCAGCTGAGCGCCAATGCGACGCGCGCCCTGTTCCGCCTGGGCCTCGAGGACGAGCTGATGGCGATGGCCTCCGAGCCGAAGGGCAAGCGCATCCGCCTCTGGAACACCGGCCAGAGCTGGCGCCTTTTCGACTTCAGCGCGGTTTCGCGTGAACGGTGGGGGGCACCGTACATCACGATCCATCGCGCCGACCTTCACGACGTGCTCGCGAAGGCGGTCCAGGCCGCCGCCCCGCAGGCGCTGCAGCTCGGGCGGCGGGTGCAGGAATCGCACCAGACTGAAAGCGCCGTGCGGGTGCTCACGGCGTCAGGCGAAGTGTTCGAGGGCGACGTACTGATCGCGAGCGACGGCGTGCACTCCTCCATTCGTCGGCAGCATTTCGGCGCGGACGACCCGGATTACTCCGGCATCGTGGCGTGGCGCGGCGTGATCGACGCACAGCGGCTGCCCGGGCACCTTCGAGAACCGTACGGCTGCAACTGGGTCGGCCCCGGCGCGCACGTCGTGCACTACCCTCTGCGGGGCGACACCCTGATCAACTTCGTCGGATGCGTGGAGAGCAAAGGCTGGGAGGTGGAATCCTGGTCCGCGCGCGGCGACCGCGCCGAGTGCCTGCGGGATTTCGCGGGGTGGCACGGTGACGTCCAGACCCTCATCCATGCGATCGACGTACCGTACAAATGGGCGCTGATGGTGCGCGAGCCCATGAGCTCCTGGGTCCGCGGCCGCATCGCGCTGCTCGGGGATGCGTGCCACCCGACGCTCCCCTTTCTTGCGCAAGGCGCCGCGATGGCCATCGAAGATGGCTACGTGCTCGCGCGCTGCCTGGCCCAGCCGGATGCGGACATCCATAGCCGTCTCGCCCTCTACGAATCCCTGCGCATCGAGCGAACCACGCGGGTGGTGCGGGGCTCCAACGAAAACGCGCGGCGGTTCCACAATCCCGAGCTGGCCCATGCCGAGGGTGCGCAAGCGTATGTGGATCGTGAATGGAGCGAGTCCAGGGTGGCGGACCGCTACGAGTGGCTGTTCCAGTACGACGTCGATGCGCTCCCCCTGCAAAGCCGCGATGGAATCTCAGCCCTGAGTCGCCCAGCACCGTAG
- a CDS encoding MarR family winged helix-turn-helix transcriptional regulator, translating into MSDLDDRLPVKLLTVHAIDRESDMPRPAIRRPETTPKKKKAKREVLNLSYYVTYFFTVLANKLATGASRLYLKRFGIGIIEWRIMAMLAIEPGIPPARITQVIGLDKGAVSRESRRLEEKGYLAVEDDEHNARRKKLSLTPLGYELHDQVIQVALERERRLLSDLSEDEVDVLVDLLARTTAKIPYVNEYDPGSTAAVKTSIRQRRNTIVR; encoded by the coding sequence ATGAGCGATCTCGACGATCGACTGCCTGTAAAGTTACTCACTGTCCACGCGATCGACAGGGAATCAGACATGCCCAGGCCGGCGATAAGGCGCCCGGAGACCACCCCGAAGAAGAAGAAGGCGAAGAGAGAGGTACTCAATCTTTCCTACTATGTCACCTACTTCTTCACGGTGCTCGCGAACAAGCTCGCGACGGGCGCCTCGCGGCTGTACCTGAAGCGGTTCGGCATCGGGATCATCGAGTGGCGGATCATGGCCATGCTCGCGATCGAGCCGGGCATACCGCCCGCGCGGATCACGCAGGTGATCGGGCTCGACAAGGGCGCGGTCAGCCGCGAATCGCGCCGGCTCGAGGAGAAGGGCTATCTCGCCGTCGAGGATGACGAGCACAACGCACGTCGCAAGAAGCTGTCCTTGACTCCTCTGGGCTACGAACTGCACGACCAGGTCATCCAGGTGGCGCTGGAGCGGGAGCGTCGGCTGCTTTCGGACCTGTCGGAGGACGAAGTGGACGTGCTGGTGGACCTCCTCGCGAGGACGACAGCGAAGATCCCCTACGTCAACGAATACGACCCGGGCTCGACCGCCGCCGTGAAGACCTCGATCCGGCAGCGCAGGAACACGATCGTCCGCTAG
- a CDS encoding epoxide hydrolase family protein, producing the protein MSPPNQATGATPFTPRADQKVLARIERRVAEFEWPKVPAGASWESGADPATLQAIVAHWTSRFDWRAEEQKLNAHPNFLARLAGIDLHFIHHRASARNDLPPVVLLHGWPGSIFEYLDVATRLSEGPGGRDAVVVSLPGVGWSGAPEKLMGPRAMAALVHDLLTKVLGYPRYYAHGADWGSIISAWLGFDHPEACAGVHMTMASPRFIAGAASAPDEQKWLAGFRERFEDDGAYFRLQTSRPLTAGYALSDNPVGLLAWMLEKFAAWGDPAAGDKSRLYQTPERADLLIRNAMLYLVTGSVATSMWIYRGLATEGAPGYPGGKRVEVPVAFAATRDPVFVPPPRSLLEKAYNVVRWTDVPGAGHFPGYDVPALLADDIAQFAATT; encoded by the coding sequence ATGAGCCCGCCCAACCAGGCTACCGGGGCCACGCCCTTCACGCCGCGCGCCGATCAGAAGGTCCTTGCGCGCATCGAACGGCGCGTCGCCGAATTCGAATGGCCCAAGGTTCCTGCCGGCGCCAGCTGGGAGTCGGGTGCCGATCCGGCGACGCTCCAGGCGATCGTCGCGCACTGGACCAGCCGCTTCGACTGGCGCGCCGAGGAGCAGAAGCTGAATGCGCATCCGAACTTCCTCGCGCGGCTCGCTGGCATCGACCTGCACTTCATCCACCACCGTGCGAGTGCTCGCAATGACTTGCCGCCTGTCGTTCTCCTGCATGGCTGGCCTGGCAGCATCTTCGAATACCTCGACGTGGCCACTCGCCTGTCCGAAGGCCCCGGCGGGCGCGACGCCGTCGTCGTCTCGCTGCCCGGCGTCGGCTGGTCCGGCGCTCCGGAGAAGCTGATGGGTCCGCGGGCCATGGCAGCCCTCGTCCACGACCTGCTGACGAAGGTGCTCGGCTATCCGCGGTACTACGCCCATGGAGCAGACTGGGGCTCGATCATTTCGGCATGGCTTGGATTCGACCATCCTGAAGCCTGCGCCGGCGTTCACATGACCATGGCGAGTCCTCGGTTCATCGCGGGCGCGGCCAGTGCCCCGGACGAACAGAAATGGCTGGCCGGTTTCCGCGAGCGGTTCGAGGACGACGGCGCGTACTTCCGTCTGCAGACCTCGCGTCCCCTGACCGCCGGCTACGCACTGTCCGACAACCCGGTGGGGCTGCTGGCGTGGATGCTCGAGAAGTTCGCTGCCTGGGGCGATCCGGCTGCGGGGGACAAGAGCAGGCTTTACCAGACACCGGAACGTGCGGATCTCCTGATCCGCAATGCGATGCTGTACCTGGTCACCGGCAGCGTGGCGACCTCGATGTGGATCTATCGCGGCCTGGCGACGGAAGGAGCCCCGGGCTATCCCGGGGGCAAGCGCGTCGAGGTGCCCGTGGCGTTCGCGGCGACTCGCGATCCGGTCTTCGTGCCGCCACCGCGCAGCCTGCTGGAAAAAGCCTACAACGTCGTGCGATGGACCGATGTTCCCGGCGCCGGGCATTTCCCGGGGTACGACGTTCCGGCGCTGCTGGCGGATGACATCGCGCAGTTCGCGGCCACGACATGA
- a CDS encoding glutathione S-transferase family protein codes for MITFYTYPGPNHRKARIMLEESGEAYETRTVDITKGEQFDPAYLRISPNNKVPAIVDHTASGDVPVFETAAILIYLAEKSGRLLPASGAGRIDAIAWLVWGTGGIGGTLPQLHHYADLAQQVPGTVERFTTEAVRLFNVLERRLKEREYICGDYSIADIPSFCSTAGWLGRVRDLSGGKLGETPAIDRWLKAVAARPAVKRAG; via the coding sequence ATGATCACGTTCTACACGTACCCGGGGCCGAACCACCGCAAGGCGCGGATCATGCTGGAAGAGTCGGGTGAAGCCTATGAGACTCGCACGGTGGACATCACCAAGGGCGAGCAGTTCGATCCCGCCTACCTGCGCATCTCGCCGAACAACAAGGTGCCTGCCATCGTCGACCACACGGCTTCCGGGGACGTCCCGGTGTTCGAAACGGCGGCGATCCTGATCTACCTGGCCGAGAAGAGCGGGCGGCTCCTGCCCGCTTCTGGCGCCGGCCGCATCGACGCGATCGCGTGGCTGGTCTGGGGCACGGGCGGCATCGGCGGCACGTTGCCCCAGCTGCATCACTATGCCGACCTGGCGCAACAGGTGCCGGGAACCGTGGAGCGATTCACGACCGAAGCCGTCCGGCTGTTCAACGTGCTCGAGCGCCGTCTGAAGGAGCGGGAGTACATCTGCGGCGACTACTCGATCGCGGACATCCCGTCCTTCTGCTCCACGGCCGGCTGGCTGGGGCGCGTGCGGGACCTCTCCGGAGGCAAGCTGGGCGAGACCCCCGCCATCGACCGGTGGCTCAAGGCGGTGGCCGCGCGCCCCGCGGTCAAGCGCGCGGGGTGA
- the gloA gene encoding lactoylglutathione lyase, producing MTTKHQANHRVMHTMIRVRDMEASLDFYTRLLGMKVLRRKDYPEGRFSLAFVGYGPEINNAVIELTHNWDQDKPYEVGTGYGHIAIAVDDIYATCADLKEKGAKIIRDPGPMKNDTLHLAFLQDPDGYKIELIDSKTVAA from the coding sequence ATGACCACCAAGCATCAAGCCAACCACCGTGTCATGCACACGATGATCCGTGTCCGGGACATGGAAGCATCCCTTGACTTCTACACCCGCTTGCTAGGCATGAAGGTGCTGCGTCGCAAGGACTATCCCGAAGGGCGCTTCTCGCTCGCCTTCGTGGGCTACGGCCCGGAGATCAACAACGCCGTCATCGAACTGACCCACAACTGGGACCAGGACAAGCCGTATGAGGTCGGCACGGGCTACGGCCACATCGCCATCGCGGTCGACGACATCTACGCCACCTGCGCGGACCTGAAGGAAAAGGGCGCGAAGATCATCCGTGATCCGGGCCCGATGAAGAACGACACGCTGCATCTGGCGTTCCTGCAGGACCCGGACGGCTACAAGATCGAGCTGATCGACTCCAAGACCGTCGCCGCCTGA